A genomic region of Bosea sp. 124 contains the following coding sequences:
- a CDS encoding EAL domain-containing protein produces the protein MLKSTVATLGCAFLMVMAAAVAVVLAITSDANRLEAERQRDRVEAAIESQVRLRELRFQSLAAAGELQNSFSGPSPLITLQAAFVRLGSRFLEFDGAYVVSASGMVFAGIEGDAPAGQAGYDGLKHFSPSLPGAVNAAKPPLQKLSDAHGGPGSSSWTLTHDGFETVSIMVMDVKPHSGSLVAQLLGPIKIVGYRRVSDAMLADLSERYRVANVRIVRDMPADPLSRRALPAADGTIKAWMTWSPDRPGDAMLRQFVWALLGVGLLFAAIFAFVVHRLRGAAHQIAIREGQIQRLAGQDELSLLPNRRTFDIRLDQALAQLDRSGSGLAVLLIDLDRFKAVNDTYGHTAGDELIRQVAQRLSKVVRSGDTVARIGGDEFGIIQTHGHLPAGCAALGERILESLTEPFIIMGVATTIGCSIGIALAPQDATDREDLLRLADTALYQSKNGGRNRYSFFEAQMNRSLALKRMVEDDLRRAIADDQLVLHYQPQVSVDGATIVGVEALVRWNHPVHGMVPPSEFIGIAEERGLIVPLSEWVLRQACTEAKRWEGIRLAVNVSPIQFRHKDFVANVIRILAETGFDPTRLELELTEGVVVDDADAAEAAMMDLRAHGVGLALDDFGTGYSSLIYLRRFAFDKIKIDRSFLEYMETTGESAILVHSIAHLGRALGLRVCAEGVETAEQHRFLQAIGCHELQGFLFSKGVPAHEIDRLLALNKPFAKVLAAA, from the coding sequence ATGCTGAAGAGCACTGTCGCGACCCTTGGCTGCGCCTTCCTGATGGTCATGGCGGCGGCGGTGGCCGTCGTGCTCGCGATCACGAGCGATGCCAACCGGCTCGAGGCCGAGCGCCAGCGCGACCGCGTCGAGGCGGCGATCGAAAGCCAGGTGCGCTTGCGCGAACTGCGTTTCCAGAGCCTGGCAGCAGCTGGCGAACTGCAGAACTCCTTCTCCGGCCCGAGCCCGCTGATAACACTGCAAGCAGCCTTCGTTCGGCTCGGCAGCCGCTTTCTCGAATTCGACGGAGCCTATGTCGTTTCGGCCTCCGGCATGGTTTTCGCCGGCATCGAGGGCGACGCTCCGGCCGGACAGGCCGGATATGACGGGCTGAAGCACTTCAGCCCGTCGCTGCCAGGTGCGGTCAACGCTGCCAAGCCGCCGCTGCAGAAACTGTCCGACGCGCATGGCGGGCCCGGCTCCTCCTCATGGACCCTGACCCATGACGGCTTCGAGACTGTCAGCATCATGGTGATGGACGTGAAGCCGCACTCCGGGTCCCTCGTCGCGCAATTGCTCGGGCCGATCAAGATCGTCGGCTATCGCCGGGTCTCGGACGCGATGCTCGCCGATCTGTCCGAGCGCTATCGCGTGGCGAATGTCCGCATCGTGCGCGACATGCCGGCCGATCCGCTCTCCCGGCGGGCTCTCCCGGCCGCGGACGGAACGATCAAGGCCTGGATGACATGGTCGCCCGACAGGCCCGGCGATGCCATGCTGCGTCAATTCGTCTGGGCGCTGCTCGGCGTCGGCCTGTTGTTTGCCGCGATCTTCGCCTTCGTCGTCCACCGCCTGCGCGGCGCGGCGCACCAGATCGCCATTCGCGAGGGACAGATCCAGCGGCTCGCCGGGCAGGATGAACTCTCGCTCCTGCCGAACCGGCGCACCTTCGACATCAGGCTCGATCAGGCGCTGGCGCAGCTCGACCGTTCCGGCTCCGGCCTCGCCGTCCTGCTGATCGATCTCGACCGCTTCAAGGCCGTCAACGACACCTATGGCCATACGGCCGGCGACGAGCTGATCCGCCAGGTCGCGCAGAGGCTGTCGAAGGTCGTGCGCAGCGGCGACACCGTGGCGCGCATCGGCGGCGACGAATTCGGCATCATCCAGACGCATGGGCATCTCCCCGCCGGCTGCGCCGCGCTCGGCGAGCGCATCCTCGAGAGCCTGACCGAGCCCTTCATCATCATGGGCGTCGCGACGACGATCGGCTGCTCGATTGGCATCGCGCTCGCACCGCAGGACGCAACCGACCGCGAGGACCTGCTGAGGCTGGCCGACACTGCGCTCTATCAATCGAAGAATGGCGGCCGCAATCGCTACTCCTTCTTCGAGGCGCAGATGAATCGCTCGCTGGCCCTCAAGCGCATGGTCGAGGACGATCTGCGCCGCGCCATCGCCGACGACCAGCTCGTGCTGCATTACCAGCCCCAGGTCTCGGTCGACGGCGCGACCATCGTCGGCGTCGAGGCGCTGGTGCGCTGGAACCATCCGGTCCACGGCATGGTGCCGCCGTCCGAGTTCATCGGCATCGCCGAGGAGCGCGGCCTGATCGTGCCCCTGAGCGAATGGGTGCTGCGGCAGGCCTGCACGGAAGCCAAACGCTGGGAAGGCATCCGCCTCGCGGTGAATGTCTCGCCGATCCAGTTCCGCCACAAGGATTTCGTCGCCAACGTCATCCGCATCCTCGCCGAGACCGGCTTCGACCCGACGCGGCTCGAACTCGAGCTGACCGAGGGCGTGGTCGTCGACGACGCCGACGCCGCCGAAGCCGCGATGATGGATCTGCGCGCCCATGGCGTCGGCCTGGCGCTCGACGATTTCGGCACCGGCTATTCGAGCCTGATCTATCTGCGGCGCTTCGCCTTCGACAAGATCAAGATCGACCGCTCCTTCCTGGAGTACATGGAGACCACCGGCGAATCCGCCATCCTGGTCCATTCCATCGCTCATCTCGGGCGGGCGCTCGGCCTGCGCGTCTGTGCCGAGGGCGTCGAGACGGCCGAGCAGCATCGTTTCCTTCAGGCGATCGGCTGCCACGAACTGCAGGGCTTCCTGTTCTCCAAGGGCGTGCCCGCACACGAGATCGACCGCTTGCTGGCGCTGAACAAGCCCTTCGCCAAGGTTCTCGCCGCCGCCTGA
- a CDS encoding proteasome-type protease: protein MTYCAGILVQDGLVMIADTRTNAGLDDISTFRKLHVFSWPGDRTFGLMTAGNLSVTQSVVSLLHEGLPNPETGESDTLRGAPSMFRAAQLVGRAIRHVRSEDGPALKDAGVKFDVSMLFGGQIKGQPMRLFMVYGAGNFIECGMDAPFLQIGEHKYGKPILDRAITYKTHLYDALKVGLISMDSTMRSNLGVGLPIDLIVMRRDADEPELTRRIEAGEPYFHDLRERWSAALRAAHTAIPRPPYEPKSG from the coding sequence TTGACCTATTGCGCCGGAATCCTCGTGCAGGACGGACTCGTCATGATCGCCGATACCCGCACCAATGCCGGGCTCGACGACATCTCGACCTTCCGCAAGCTGCACGTCTTCTCCTGGCCGGGCGACCGGACCTTCGGCCTGATGACCGCAGGCAATCTCTCCGTGACCCAGTCCGTCGTCAGCCTTCTGCATGAGGGGCTGCCCAATCCCGAGACCGGCGAGAGCGACACCCTGCGGGGCGCCCCCTCGATGTTCCGCGCCGCGCAACTGGTCGGCCGCGCAATCCGCCATGTCCGCTCGGAGGACGGCCCCGCCCTGAAGGACGCAGGCGTCAAATTCGACGTCTCGATGCTCTTCGGCGGCCAGATCAAGGGGCAGCCGATGCGGCTGTTCATGGTCTACGGTGCCGGAAATTTCATCGAGTGCGGCATGGATGCGCCCTTCCTCCAGATCGGCGAGCACAAATACGGCAAGCCGATCCTCGACCGGGCCATCACCTACAAGACCCATCTCTACGATGCGCTGAAGGTCGGCCTGATCTCGATGGATTCGACCATGCGCTCCAATCTCGGCGTCGGGTTGCCGATCGATCTGATCGTCATGCGCCGCGATGCCGACGAGCCGGAGCTCACCCGCCGCATCGAGGCCGGCGAGCCTTATTTTCACGACCTGCGCGAACGCTGGTCGGCAGCCTTGCGGGCCGCCCACACGGCCATTCCAAGGCCGCCCTACGAGCCGAAATCAGGCTAA